The Flavobacterium praedii genome window below encodes:
- a CDS encoding T9SS type B sorting domain-containing protein has protein sequence MRKTLLLLLLFCSTKFFSQGISVDTTSLTIPQLIREELMQNACANESNFQFSSHQGIGKFINTNPNFPISEGIIIRNGLAKYTEGTYTGLNESSQLNTKTDSDLQAISDSNGQVVPIIDVGYIQFDFTPLSSNFSFDFLFASNEYGEFQCGFSDVFAFRLTDLTTGIATNLAVLPNTTIPVSVKNIRDEQYNSSCLSANANLFDHYNVTNPGASAINMRGETKVLTASSTVIPNRAYSIKLAIGDYNDSSYDSAVFIKGGSFKTTMDLGPDKTICEGERITLQSNLVGNYTYVWTFNGTEIAGETSSSLILNKAGIYGVTATLSGCVIKDEIVITDLIIKTPKNLITCYTGNSTYQYDLTQNNLITLGLNPAEYSLNYFDSLAAANSNGPTIPDNQLASYSSMGNQTIYIKPVHVSNKNTYCNNLLSFDLLITAPINVAIPPDLSFCDTNFGRVPVDLKVQETPILNGLNPSDYKITFYNSQADANNASNAIASPQNYITSLSKSPETIWVRIADTKSSVCFATVNFKVMVYSLPTVDDIPDVIACSSYILPPIVSGEYYTGPNGTGIKLNIGDVITKTGTYYIYSGPTATNSCTNQNTFRLTFIYDINFPKEGCGKYFVPIVEAGAFYTATGGAGSLIPAGTALTTNQTIYYYAVINGVVCRDEAIPITVYPLPLVDQPKDVITCDAYTLEPLTFGHYFTLPNGLGSALNAGDIINSSQVIYVFANDGKCTNENSFRIDIINTAAFIPISNCGSYTLPNLTIGGYFDQPNGKGNSIPAGTILTTSQTVYYYAVTTTTPNCTDTLKYEITIKPLPLVDTPVDRLECQRYILPPLINGKYYTQPQGKGISLKAGDLITKTQILYVYTIGTDCSNEHSFKIEIRPLPEVDSFTDVVSCSDFILPKLKNGAYFTATGGPHGLGKPLAVGTVINTTQTIYIYNEWTDFTKCSNESFFKVNINGIDVGPFADINACDSYTLPPLKIGDYYSQPNGKGSIIPMGTLLRTSQKIYVYAKVGNRLTCSSESKFFVNIATAPVLVATSDVAVCGSYTLPTLPIGDYYSEPNGGGILYLAGQTITASQKIYIFAKSATNSNCVSQDDFNITIYPLKNLPLRDGVICVNYQTKAIINPAQLSSGLNPIDYTIDWYLEGAKIGTGPTYSAIQEGTYTVISTKNTPKIGNDCGYNPAAITVEKSSPAIATVTVTDSFEDNIDIIVSITNGFGIYEFQMDGGNFQTSTVFSNVDSGQHIITVKDTKGNCDNSVLIANVLKYPKFFTPNNDGFHDTWNIIDLAFQPEAIINIFDRYGKFLIEISPSGPGWDGNHNGNPLPSTDYWFQVFYTQNGTPQVFKSHFAMKR, from the coding sequence ATGAGAAAAACTCTACTTCTACTTTTATTATTTTGTTCGACAAAATTTTTTTCACAAGGAATTTCAGTCGATACTACTTCGTTGACTATACCCCAACTTATTCGTGAAGAGCTTATGCAAAATGCATGTGCTAATGAAAGTAACTTTCAATTTTCATCACACCAAGGTATTGGAAAATTTATAAATACCAATCCGAATTTCCCAATATCGGAGGGTATTATTATTCGAAATGGTTTGGCCAAATATACTGAAGGTACCTATACTGGACTTAATGAAAGTAGTCAATTGAATACCAAAACAGATAGTGATTTACAAGCCATAAGTGATAGCAACGGACAAGTAGTCCCCATTATTGATGTTGGCTATATCCAGTTTGATTTCACTCCTTTGTCGAGTAATTTTAGTTTTGATTTCCTGTTTGCCTCCAATGAATATGGCGAATTTCAATGTGGTTTTAGCGATGTTTTTGCTTTTAGATTAACCGATTTAACTACAGGAATCGCTACCAATCTGGCTGTTTTACCAAATACAACAATTCCAGTTTCCGTCAAAAATATCCGTGATGAACAATACAATTCCTCTTGTTTATCTGCCAATGCTAATTTGTTTGACCATTATAACGTAACCAATCCTGGAGCATCAGCTATTAATATGAGAGGGGAAACCAAAGTTTTGACAGCCTCGTCTACTGTCATTCCGAATCGGGCTTACAGCATAAAATTGGCCATCGGCGATTACAATGACAGCAGTTATGATTCGGCAGTTTTTATAAAAGGAGGCAGTTTTAAAACGACTATGGATCTAGGTCCCGACAAAACCATTTGCGAAGGCGAAAGAATTACACTTCAATCCAATCTAGTGGGGAATTACACTTATGTTTGGACATTCAATGGTACTGAAATTGCAGGAGAAACTTCCAGTTCCTTGATTCTAAACAAAGCAGGGATTTATGGTGTTACCGCAACACTTTCGGGTTGTGTAATAAAAGATGAAATTGTGATTACCGATTTAATAATTAAAACACCCAAAAATCTAATCACTTGTTACACGGGAAATTCAACGTATCAGTATGATTTAACCCAGAACAATTTAATCACATTAGGTTTAAATCCAGCAGAATATTCGCTTAATTATTTTGATTCTTTGGCAGCAGCCAACTCAAATGGCCCAACAATTCCTGATAATCAATTGGCTTCATACAGCAGTATGGGCAACCAAACAATCTATATTAAACCTGTACATGTTTCTAATAAAAATACGTATTGCAACAACTTGCTTTCCTTTGATTTACTAATCACCGCACCAATTAATGTTGCGATACCACCCGATTTAAGTTTTTGCGATACAAATTTTGGGAGAGTACCCGTTGATTTAAAGGTTCAAGAAACTCCAATTCTCAATGGGCTAAATCCATCAGACTACAAAATCACATTTTATAACAGTCAGGCAGACGCAAACAATGCTTCCAATGCAATTGCAAGTCCGCAAAACTACATCACCTCATTATCCAAATCTCCAGAAACTATTTGGGTACGAATAGCGGATACTAAGAGTTCCGTTTGTTTTGCAACCGTAAATTTTAAAGTTATGGTATATTCACTTCCAACCGTTGATGATATTCCAGATGTAATTGCTTGTAGTAGTTACATATTACCACCAATAGTTTCAGGAGAATATTACACTGGACCAAATGGAACAGGTATTAAACTGAATATTGGCGATGTCATTACCAAAACAGGAACCTATTACATATACAGTGGACCAACTGCAACCAATTCGTGTACCAATCAAAATACATTTAGACTTACTTTTATTTATGATATCAATTTTCCAAAAGAAGGATGCGGAAAATATTTTGTTCCAATAGTTGAGGCTGGCGCTTTTTATACTGCAACTGGAGGGGCAGGAAGCCTAATTCCTGCAGGAACAGCATTAACAACAAACCAAACTATATATTATTATGCGGTAATAAATGGAGTTGTTTGTCGGGATGAAGCTATCCCAATAACAGTCTATCCCTTGCCGTTGGTAGATCAGCCTAAGGATGTTATTACCTGTGATGCTTACACTTTAGAACCACTTACTTTTGGTCATTACTTCACACTTCCAAATGGTTTAGGATCAGCTTTAAATGCAGGGGATATTATTAATTCAAGCCAAGTAATTTATGTTTTCGCGAATGACGGCAAATGTACTAACGAAAACTCCTTTAGAATTGACATTATAAATACTGCAGCATTTATACCAATAAGCAATTGCGGCAGTTACACATTACCCAATTTAACTATTGGCGGTTATTTTGATCAGCCCAATGGCAAAGGAAATTCGATACCAGCAGGAACAATACTAACTACTTCACAAACGGTTTATTATTATGCGGTAACCACCACTACTCCTAATTGTACGGATACGTTAAAATATGAAATCACAATAAAACCATTGCCTTTAGTAGACACTCCTGTAGATCGATTAGAATGTCAAAGATACATTCTCCCTCCTTTAATCAATGGAAAATATTATACTCAACCACAAGGAAAAGGCATTTCGTTAAAGGCAGGAGATCTTATAACCAAAACCCAAATTTTATATGTTTATACTATTGGAACCGATTGCAGCAATGAGCATTCTTTTAAAATAGAGATCAGACCTCTTCCAGAAGTAGATAGTTTCACAGATGTTGTTAGCTGTAGTGATTTTATATTACCTAAGTTAAAAAATGGTGCTTATTTCACCGCAACAGGAGGACCTCATGGTCTAGGAAAACCATTAGCCGTTGGAACAGTTATAAATACTACTCAGACCATTTATATATACAATGAATGGACTGATTTTACCAAATGCAGCAATGAATCTTTTTTTAAAGTTAATATAAACGGGATCGATGTTGGTCCTTTTGCAGATATAAACGCTTGTGATAGTTACACATTACCACCATTAAAAATTGGCGACTATTATTCGCAACCTAATGGGAAAGGCTCAATAATACCAATGGGAACCCTTTTGAGAACCTCCCAAAAAATATATGTGTACGCCAAAGTCGGTAATCGTTTAACCTGTTCTAGCGAGAGTAAGTTTTTTGTAAATATTGCAACGGCACCCGTTTTAGTAGCTACATCAGATGTTGCTGTTTGCGGTAGCTATACTTTACCAACATTACCGATTGGCGATTATTATTCGGAACCAAATGGAGGTGGAATACTTTATTTAGCAGGCCAAACTATTACTGCCAGCCAAAAAATATACATTTTTGCCAAATCAGCAACCAATTCCAATTGTGTTTCTCAAGATGATTTTAATATTACCATTTATCCTTTAAAAAATTTGCCATTGAGGGACGGGGTAATCTGTGTCAATTATCAAACAAAAGCGATTATCAATCCAGCACAATTAAGTTCAGGACTTAATCCAATAGATTACACCATAGATTGGTATTTAGAGGGTGCTAAAATAGGCACGGGACCAACATATTCAGCCATTCAAGAAGGAACTTATACCGTCATTAGCACCAAAAATACCCCTAAAATTGGGAATGATTGTGGTTATAATCCTGCGGCAATAACCGTAGAAAAATCCAGTCCCGCCATTGCAACCGTAACCGTAACCGATTCTTTTGAGGATAACATCGACATTATAGTCTCCATTACAAATGGTTTTGGAATCTACGAATTTCAAATGGATGGCGGCAATTTTCAGACCAGCACTGTTTTCTCCAATGTAGATTCGGGGCAACACATTATAACCGTAAAAGATACCAAGGGCAACTGTGACAATAGCGTTTTAATTGCCAATGTACTCAAATATCCTAAATTTTTCACCCCAAACAACGACGGTTTTCACGATACTTGGAACATCATAGATCTGGCTTTTCAGCCGGAAGCAATAATAAATATTTTTGACCGCTACGGAAAATTTCTAATTGAAATCAGTCCATCAGGGCCAGGCTGGGATGGCAATCACAATGGGAATCCACTTCCCTCTACTGATTATTGGTTCCAAGTTTTCTATACTCAAAACGGAACACCACAGGTCTTCAAATCACATTTTGCCATGAAACGTTAA